One window of Amyelois transitella isolate CPQ chromosome 7, ilAmyTran1.1, whole genome shotgun sequence genomic DNA carries:
- the LOC106130188 gene encoding probable rRNA-processing protein EBP2 homolog has protein sequence MTDFVLNDSDTETDSDEELQEAFAKGLLKPGLNEEIERVEKTYVNNVADLKAKLKEFKLKLPWVETLDLVTSVAPMAPDVALQMQETALRRKNIKENSKGSREYDPAQDPVLNEFKRENLIHRQAQAAVVEGIKRLKELGVPTRRPDDFFAEMAKTDEHMQKVRKNLMAKQAAQARTEKVRQLREQKKIAKRVQIDTKLKQAAEKRQMLEQLKRVRKGKSADLDFLDDNKGNNKNKGPPKGAQNKINKRRAMKDKKFGFGGKKKGSKLNTRDSSNQMDGFNSSAKKTFNIKNKSFKPNNNKKKNLRPGKSKRRNAKR, from the exons ATGActgattttgttttgaatgaTAGTGACACTGAAACGGACTCTGATGAGGAG cTACAAGAAGCGTTTGCCAAAGGTCTATTGAAACCAGGTTTGAATGAAGAAATCGAGAGAGTAGAAAAGACATACGTTAATAATGTTGCGGATTTAAAAGCAAAGTTGAAAGAGTTCAAATTGAAGTTGCCATGGGTAGAGACATTGGATTTGGTGACAAGTGTAGCACCTATGGCTCCAGATGTGGCCTTGCAAATGCAGGAAACTGCTCTAAGAAGAAA aaacataaaagagaatagtAAAGGAAGTCGTGAATATGACCCAGCTCAAGATCCTGTACTGAATGAGTTCAAACGAGAGAACTTGATCCACAGACAAGCCCAGGCCGCAGTCGTTGAAGGtatcaaaagactgaaggaACTTGGAGTACCCACTAGGAG GCCAGATGACTTCTTCGCCGAGATGGCAAAGACAGATGAGCACATGCAGAAGGTTCGGAAGAATCTTATGGCGAAGCAAGCTGCACAAGCGCGCACTGAGAAAGTTCGTCAGCTCAGGGAACAGAAGAAGATTGCTAAGCGGGTTCAG ATTGATACGAAACTGAAACAGGCTGCAGAAAAACGTCAAATGCTTGAACAGTTGAAACGGGTGCGTAAAGGGAAATCTGCAGATTTGGACTTTTTAGATGACAATAAGGGTAATAACAAGAATAAAGGTCCACCAAAAGGAGCTCAGAATAAAATCAACAAGCGGAGAGCTATGAAAGATAAGAAATTCGGTTTTGGAGGCAAAAAGAAGGGTTCTAAATTAAACACGAGGGATTCGTCAAATCAAATGGATGGTTTCAACAGTTCCGCTAAGAAAACATTCAATATTAAGAATAAATCTTTCAAAccgaataataataaaaagaagaatcttagaCCTGGAAAGTCAAAGCGACGAAATGCTAAGAGATAA
- the LOC106130180 gene encoding signal recognition particle subunit SRP72, translated as MSANKENNLVQAYIELNKFCQSGDYERALKATGKVLQIAPNEQKAFHCKVVCFIQLHNFKEALAILCNPKNAALAADLHFEKAYTQYRLNCPNDALQTVDNAPEMTPALKELRAQILYRLEQYQDCYNLYREIVKNTTDEYEDERQANMASVVANLAALNPSADLPQFEESTYELSYNVGSTLAMRGKYNEALPVLKRAEQACSESVIDDGGTEEEAKEEAAIIRVQQAYCLQQMGKEKEAASIYQNVLKDKPSDQALVAIASNNLVVINRDTNVFDSRKRMKAATQDGLEHKLNSRQRAAIAYNQAILAIYSNQPDFCKQCCVKLVREFGQERRAALVEASSLAKEGKRQQAVALLLKHGDTLIFAAVQVLLAQGDRKAAVKLLEESEYKYRAGVIGVLCTLLCADGETERASNMMKDVYNYYKDDKRFASLRDVWRAAAEIHRRAGDPSATAAAHEALARAAPDDTRSLARLVKALANVDPAKAKQLAKKLPRLDQLETKIDIDALESSKWMMGAKVVKKTVSKQEQSPGTPGSELGQTKKAKRKRKTKLPPNADLSRPPDPERWLPKYERTAYRKRRGVRRDVIKGSQGMTSTATDQYDMSKQPLASTTAAAAKSPRVQETKDSAWQRKQQQKKKGKGRKW; from the exons ATGTCAGCCAACAAGGAAAATAACCTTGTTCAGGCATATatcgaattaaataaattttgccaAAGCGGTGACTATGAAAGAGCGTTAAAAGCAACTGGCAAAG ttcTGCAAATCGCACCCAATGAGCAAAAGGCGTTCCACTGCAAAGTGGTCTGCTTCATCCAACTGCACAACTTCAAGGAAGCACTTGCCATCTTGTGTAACCCTAAAAATGCAGCGCTGGCGGCAGACTTGCATTTCGAAAAGGCGTACACCCAGTACCGTCTTAACTGTCCTAATGATGCATTGCAAACAGTTGACAATGCACCCGAAATGACCCCAGCTTTAAAAGAACTAAG GGCTCAAATTTTATACCGTCTAGAGCAGTATCAAGACTGCTACAATCTGTACCGAGAAATTGTGAAGAACACAACAGATGAATATGAAGACGAGAGACAGGCCAACATGGCCTCTGTTGTCGCCAACCTAGCAGCATTGAATCCA TCTGCAGACCTCCCTCAATTTGAAGAGAGCACGTACGAACTCTCCTACAACGTTGGCAGTACGCTGGCCATGCGTGGGAAGTACAATGAGGCGTTACCAGTGTTGAAGAGAGCTGAGCAAGCGTGTTCCGAGAGTGTGATCGATGATGGTGGCACCGAGGAGGAAGCTAAAGAAGAGGCTGCTATTATTCG agtTCAACAAGCGTATTGCTTACAACAAATGGGCAAGGAGAAGGAAGCGGCCTCCATTTACCAGAACGTTTTGAAGGACAAGCCCTCCGATCAGGCTTTAGTTGCTATTGCAAGCAATAATCTTGTAGTCATCAATAG GGACACCAACGTATTTGACTCCCGCAAACGCATGAAGGCGGCCACTCAGGACGGACTCGAGCACAAACTGAACTCGCGCCAGCGCGCCGCCATCGCTTACAACCAGGCCATCCTCGCTATATACTCCAACCAA CCGGATTTCTGCAAACAATGCTGCGTGAAACTCGTGAGGGAATTCGGCCAAGAGCGAAGAGCCGCTTTAGTGGAGGCGTCATCTTTGGCCAAGGAGGGAAAGAGACAGCAAGCCGTCGCATTGTTGCTCAAACATGGCGACACGTTAATTTTCGCAGCAGTTCAAGTTTTGTTGGCACAG ggTGACAGAAAAGCCGCAGTGAAATTACTAGAAGAGAGTGAATATAAATATCGTGCTGGCGTTATCGGAGTACTTTGTACTTTGCTCTGTGCTGACGGTGAAACGGAACGTGCATCCAATATGATGAAAGATGTCTACAATTATTATAAGGATGATAAG CGTTTCGCGTCTCTCCGCGACGTGTGGCGAGCGGCCGCCGAAATCCATCGGCGCGCCGGAGATCCCTCCGCCACCGCCGCCGCGCACGAAGCCCTGGCTAGAGCAGCGCCAGACGACACCAGGAGCCTGGCCAGGCTGGTGAAGGCGTTGGCCAACGTGGACCCCGCcaaggccaaacagctggccAAGAAACTGCCCAGATTGGATCAGCTGGAA accaAAATAGACATCGACGCTCTGGAATCGTCCAAGTGGATGATGGGAGCCAAAGTGGTGAAGAAGACTGTCAGCAAGCAGGAACAATCGCCTGG AACACCCGGGTCGGAACTTGGTCAAACCAAGAAAGCGAAGCGCAAACGGAAGACGAAATTACCTCCCAATGCCGACTTATCCAGACCTCCGGATCCAGAAAG GTGGTTGCCGAAATACGAACGCACAGCGTACCGCAAGCGACGCGGCGTGCGGCGTGACGTCATCAAGGGCAGCCAGGGCATGACTTCCACGGCCACTGACCAATA tgaCATGAGCAAGCAGCCATTGGCTAGTACTACAGCGGCCGCGGCCAAGAGTCCTCGCGTACAAGAGACGAAGGACAGCGCGTGGCAACGCAAACAACAGCAGAAAAAGAAGGGGAAGGGCCGCAAGTGGTAG
- the LOC106130172 gene encoding odorant receptor Or2-like: MFRKNSPCCFEKILSYLEDPRYPSVGPHLRLLSLTGLWHPNNTKIEKFKLYLFYITVAFFCSQYIRCLIKCDGESLTLILQYAPFHMGIVKSCFFQKDYKKWENVIFYVSSLERDQLLKKNEQSLEINKYIKQSRRVSYFFWALAFFSNFNIFSEPYRLNQENDDGTNTYKNIFDGYIPYSNEPPGYYVSLIVQTVLGHIVSAYVVAWDTLVVTIMIFLAGQLKVARINCERMIIDRDDNESHENIAYCHRHHTKLVKYQKLFNELISPVMYVYLVVISVNLGVCIIQIAQMQDDVTTLIASCLFVMACLIQLLLFYWHANEVTVESTLVSYSTFKSNWPQSTAKIQKEVAILGLSTNKKLVFRAGPFNEMSLQTFIAILRASYSFYTLLSKTK; the protein is encoded by the exons ATGTTCCGAAAAAATAGTCCATGTtgctttgaaaaaatattatcataccTTGAAGACCCTAGGTACCCTTCAGTAGGTCCCCACCTTCGTCTCTTAAGTCTTACTGGTTTATGGCACCCAAATAATaccaaaattgaaaaattcaaacTGTATCTCTTCTATATCACGGTAGCATTTTTCTGCAGTCAGTACATTAGGTGCCTCATTAAATGTGACGGAGAATCGCTGACATTAATACTGCAGTATGCACCGTTCCACATGGGCATAGTAAAGAGCTGCTTCTTTCAAAAGGATTATAAGAAATGGGAGAATGTCATATTCTACGTATCGTCTCTAGAACGTGATCAACTGTTAAAGAAAAACGAACAAAGCCTGGAAATAAACAAGTATATCAAACAAAGCCGTCGAGTATCCTATTTCTTCTGGGCGCTGGCCTTCTTTTCCAATTTCAACATCTTTTCTGAGCCATACCGTCTAAACCAGGAAAATGATGATGGAACTAATACGTATAAGAACATCTTTGATGGCTACATTCCTTACAGCAATGAACCGCCAGGATATTATGTCTCCTTGATCGTCCAAACTGTATTAGGTCACATAGTTAGTGCTTATGTCGTGGCCTGGGATACTCTGGTCGTAACTATTATGATATTTCTCGCCGGACAACTGAAGGTTGCTCGAATTAACTGCGAAAGAATGATCATAGATCGTGATGATAATGAAAGTCACGAAAATATTGCGTACTGTCATCGACATCACACTAAATTGGTCAA atacCAAAAGCTGTTCAACGAGCTGATATCTCCGgttatgtatgtgtacttGGTGGTAATTTCCGTCAACCTTGGAGTTTGTATTATTCAAATTGCCCAA ATGCAAGACGACGTCACGACATTAATAGCAAGTTGTTTGTTCGTGATGGCTTGTTTGATACAACTGCTACTTTTCTACTGGCACGCTAACGAAGTCACGGTTGAG AGTACTCTAGTCAGCTACAGCACTTTCAAGAGCAACTGGCCACAGTCCACAGCTAAAATCCAGAAGGAGGTGGCGATACTAGGTCTTAGCACTAACAAGAAACTGGTATTCAGAGCCGGACCTTTCAATGAAATGTCTTTGCAAACATTTATTGCG aTTCTCCGAGCAAGCTACAGCTTCTACACTTTGCTAAGTAAAACCAAATAA